The following are encoded together in the Streptomyces sp. NBC_00341 genome:
- a CDS encoding rhodanese-like domain-containing protein: protein MTAPASTPAPAAVLPAQAAARLGQFAVIDVRTPGEYASGHLPGAHNIPLDRIRAALPALSAAAARGDLLMVCASGSRSATACGELAAAGIAAATLTGGTTAWAEQGHALDRPADASRVWAMERQVRLAAGSLVVLGLAVGTRYRRGRALSAAVGGGLVFSALTNTCGMAAVLARLPHNRPCHTDLDATLAALHQR, encoded by the coding sequence ATGACCGCCCCCGCCTCCACCCCCGCCCCTGCCGCAGTCCTCCCCGCCCAGGCGGCGGCCCGGCTCGGCCAGTTCGCCGTCATCGACGTCCGCACCCCCGGCGAATACGCCTCCGGACATCTTCCCGGCGCCCACAACATCCCCCTGGACCGGATACGTGCGGCACTTCCCGCGCTGAGTGCCGCCGCTGCCCGCGGCGACCTGCTGATGGTCTGCGCCTCCGGCAGCCGCTCCGCCACCGCCTGCGGCGAACTGGCCGCGGCCGGTATCGCCGCGGCCACCCTCACCGGAGGCACCACCGCCTGGGCGGAGCAGGGTCACGCTCTCGACCGGCCCGCAGACGCCTCCCGGGTCTGGGCCATGGAACGCCAGGTCCGGCTCGCCGCCGGGTCCCTCGTCGTCCTCGGTCTCGCCGTCGGCACCCGCTACCGCCGCGGCCGCGCCCTCTCGGCCGCCGTCGGCGGCGGCCTGGTCTTCTCCGCCCTCACCAACACCTGCGGCATGGCCGCCGTCCTCGCCCGGCTGCCGCACAACCGTCCCTGCCACACCGACCTCGACGCCACCCTCGCCGCGCTGCACCAGCGTTAG
- a CDS encoding cytochrome P450, with product MPEHPILVLDPSAADHHAEHEALRSRGPATRVDILGVTAWSVTDPALLKELLTDARVSKDTRAHWPGFADAVSTWPLALWIAVNNMFTAYGGDHRRLRRMVAPAFSARRVQTMEATVEAIVTALLDSIGSRPAGESVDLREELAYPLPIAVIGRLMGVPDDHRQGFRSVVDGVFSTALAADEAAANTAALYKLLDELIDTKRATPGDDMTSLLIAARDTEGDGGAMDDDELRDTLLLMISAGYETTVNGIDHGITALLTDPEQLAHIRAGRANWSDVVEETLRYEPAVKHLPLRCALEDLPLPDGQVIRAGEAILVSYAAANRHPDWHGESADRFDITRPSSEHLAFGHGVHFCLGAPLARMEIAASLRLLFERFPDLELAVPAAELKPLHSLISNGHQTLPVRLRPATA from the coding sequence GTGCCCGAACACCCGATCCTCGTGCTGGACCCCTCCGCGGCGGACCACCACGCCGAACACGAGGCCCTGCGCTCCCGCGGACCGGCCACCCGTGTCGACATCCTCGGGGTCACCGCCTGGTCCGTCACCGACCCCGCTCTCCTCAAGGAACTCCTGACGGACGCGCGGGTCTCCAAGGACACCCGCGCCCACTGGCCCGGCTTCGCCGACGCCGTCTCCACCTGGCCCCTGGCCCTGTGGATCGCGGTGAACAACATGTTCACCGCGTACGGCGGTGACCACCGGCGGCTCAGGCGCATGGTCGCCCCGGCGTTCAGCGCCCGCCGGGTCCAGACCATGGAGGCCACCGTCGAGGCGATCGTCACGGCCCTCCTCGACTCCATCGGGTCCAGGCCGGCCGGGGAGAGCGTCGACCTCCGCGAGGAGCTTGCCTATCCCCTGCCGATCGCCGTGATCGGGCGGCTCATGGGCGTCCCCGACGACCATCGCCAGGGCTTCCGCAGCGTGGTCGACGGAGTCTTCTCCACCGCGCTCGCCGCCGACGAGGCCGCCGCGAACACGGCCGCCCTGTACAAGCTGCTCGACGAACTGATCGACACCAAGCGCGCCACACCGGGCGACGACATGACCTCGCTCCTCATCGCCGCCCGGGACACCGAGGGCGACGGCGGCGCGATGGACGACGACGAACTGCGCGACACGCTGCTGCTGATGATCAGCGCCGGGTACGAGACGACGGTCAACGGGATCGACCACGGCATCACGGCCCTGCTCACCGACCCCGAGCAGCTCGCCCACATCCGTGCCGGCCGGGCCAACTGGAGCGATGTCGTCGAGGAGACCCTGCGGTACGAGCCCGCCGTCAAGCACCTCCCGCTGCGCTGCGCGCTGGAGGACCTGCCGCTGCCCGACGGACAGGTCATCCGGGCCGGCGAGGCGATCCTCGTCTCCTACGCGGCAGCCAACCGCCACCCCGACTGGCACGGCGAGTCCGCCGACCGCTTCGACATCACCCGGCCGTCCTCCGAGCACCTCGCCTTCGGGCACGGCGTGCACTTCTGCCTCGGTGCCCCGCTCGCCCGTATGGAGATCGCCGCGTCCCTGCGCCTGCTGTTCGAGCGCTTCCCCGACCTCGAACTCGCCGTGCCGGCGGCCGAGCTGAAGCCGCTGCACTCCCTCATCAGCAACGGCCACCAGACCCTGCCCGTCCGGCTGCGGCCGGCCACCGCCTGA
- a CDS encoding cytochrome P450 produces the protein MNPVSTEPLSGSARFPLYGPEFAADPHGAYERMRSTFGPFVPVELSPGIPATLVIGYFQARGILNDPLRFPADPRVWEQTVPASCPVRPMMEWRPNALRSGGTEHSRYRSANTASIDATDQHELRALVERVAADAVTGFGATGRADLATQYAFPIAFRVLSSMLGCPDEIGARIADGMSRIFETTDAARGNEILGQAVTDLVSLRRQHPADDVTSRLIAHPAGLSDEEMGHQIVTLYGAGIEPLTNLIVNTWWKILTDEEFSATLHSAESTIRDALDTVLYTDPPMANYCISYPRYDADVDGTLLPAHQPVVISMAACNNDPALTGGLPPEAFVGNRAHLSWSTGPHTCPARSHAYLIAETAITFLADAFPEMDLAVPADEVRWRPGPFHRALESLPVVFPATR, from the coding sequence ATGAATCCCGTCAGCACCGAGCCACTGTCCGGGTCGGCCCGGTTCCCCCTGTACGGACCCGAGTTCGCCGCCGACCCGCACGGCGCGTACGAGCGGATGCGCAGCACCTTCGGCCCGTTCGTGCCGGTCGAGCTGTCCCCCGGAATCCCCGCCACCCTGGTGATCGGCTACTTCCAGGCGCGCGGCATCCTCAACGATCCGCTGCGCTTCCCCGCCGATCCCCGGGTGTGGGAGCAGACGGTGCCGGCGTCGTGCCCGGTGCGGCCGATGATGGAGTGGCGGCCCAACGCCCTGCGCAGCGGTGGCACCGAGCACTCCCGCTACCGCTCGGCCAACACCGCCAGTATCGACGCGACCGACCAGCACGAACTGCGGGCCCTGGTGGAGAGGGTCGCCGCGGACGCCGTGACCGGCTTCGGCGCCACCGGCCGTGCGGATCTCGCCACTCAGTACGCCTTCCCGATCGCCTTCCGCGTCCTGAGCTCGATGCTGGGCTGCCCCGACGAGATCGGCGCCCGGATCGCCGACGGCATGTCGCGCATCTTCGAGACCACCGACGCCGCCCGGGGCAACGAGATCCTCGGGCAGGCGGTCACCGACCTCGTGAGCCTGCGCAGGCAGCATCCGGCGGACGATGTGACGTCCCGTCTGATAGCTCACCCCGCGGGGCTGAGTGACGAGGAGATGGGCCACCAGATCGTCACCCTGTACGGCGCCGGCATCGAACCGCTGACCAACCTCATCGTCAACACCTGGTGGAAGATCCTCACGGACGAGGAGTTCTCGGCCACGCTGCACTCCGCCGAGTCCACGATCCGCGACGCCCTCGACACCGTCCTGTACACGGACCCGCCCATGGCGAACTACTGCATCAGCTATCCGCGTTACGACGCGGACGTGGACGGCACCCTGCTGCCGGCCCACCAGCCGGTCGTCATCTCCATGGCCGCCTGCAACAACGACCCGGCGCTCACGGGCGGACTCCCGCCGGAAGCCTTCGTCGGCAACCGGGCCCATCTGTCCTGGAGCACCGGACCGCACACCTGTCCGGCCCGCTCCCACGCCTACCTCATCGCCGAGACGGCCATCACCTTCCTCGCCGACGCCTTCCCGGAAATGGACCTCGCGGTACCCGCCGACGAGGTGCGCTGGCGGCCCGGCCCCTTCCACCGTGCCCTGGAATCACTCCCTGTCGTCTTCCCTGCCACTCGCTGA
- a CDS encoding ATP/GTP-binding protein, with product MASETWSDTDVTYVPAAVTESAKIVVAGGFGVGKTTLIGSVSEVTPLRMEEPITIDSADVDDLSGTPAKATTTVGMDFGRIHLAAGRLALYLFGLPGQERFHLLWEDMAEGALGCLVLADTRDLDACHGALGLLEAQSIPYAVAINTFPGAPAYDLGELRQALALDAATPLITCDARDRTSSLHALVALMDHLVEQRPAAPPEPLEPLEPLR from the coding sequence ATGGCCTCCGAGACCTGGTCTGACACAGACGTCACCTATGTACCGGCCGCGGTGACCGAGTCCGCCAAGATCGTGGTCGCCGGGGGCTTCGGCGTGGGCAAGACGACCCTCATCGGCAGCGTGTCCGAGGTGACTCCGCTGCGGATGGAAGAGCCCATCACCATCGACAGCGCGGATGTGGACGACCTCAGCGGGACGCCCGCGAAGGCCACGACGACCGTGGGCATGGACTTCGGCCGCATTCATCTGGCCGCCGGCCGTCTGGCCCTCTATCTGTTCGGGCTGCCCGGGCAGGAGCGCTTCCACCTGCTCTGGGAGGACATGGCCGAAGGCGCGCTCGGATGCCTGGTCCTGGCCGACACGCGCGACCTCGACGCCTGCCACGGCGCGCTGGGCCTGCTGGAGGCCCAGTCCATCCCCTACGCCGTCGCCATCAACACCTTCCCCGGGGCCCCCGCCTACGACCTGGGCGAACTCCGCCAGGCCCTCGCCCTGGACGCCGCCACCCCGCTCATCACCTGCGACGCCCGCGACCGCACCTCTTCGCTCCACGCACTCGTCGCCCTGATGGACCACCTTGTGGAGCAACGACCAGCCGCACCACCGGAGCCCCTGGAGCCCCTGGAGCCCCTGCGATGA
- a CDS encoding DUF742 domain-containing protein, with protein sequence MSGPRRDADLVRPYVRTGGRVRPRQDVRLESVVIAATGPTNTLVPDAQRLMSLFAGGHGGLAVADIAAALQMPPSTVRILVSTLMDTGHLTSPVAAEPDRPESDLLRRVRDGLRDLV encoded by the coding sequence ATGAGCGGGCCGCGGCGTGACGCGGATCTGGTCAGGCCGTACGTACGCACCGGAGGACGGGTCCGTCCGCGACAGGACGTGCGCCTGGAGAGCGTGGTCATCGCCGCGACCGGCCCGACGAACACCCTTGTCCCCGACGCACAGAGGTTAATGAGCCTGTTCGCCGGCGGCCACGGCGGCCTCGCCGTCGCGGACATCGCCGCCGCGTTGCAGATGCCGCCCTCCACGGTGCGCATCCTCGTCTCCACCCTGATGGACACCGGCCATCTGACCAGCCCGGTCGCGGCCGAACCCGACCGACCCGAATCCGATCTCCTGCGAAGGGTGCGCGATGGCCTCCGAGACCTGGTCTGA
- a CDS encoding roadblock/LC7 domain-containing protein encodes MSTTINSLGWLLDEHLGEIEGVRFAVLMSSDGLLKARTRTMSQEEGEKFAALTAAMRAAGKAWDDFTGGGGVRQQMIECIDNIGLTTAAGDNTMLSVCTTGPHADVGLISREMAQLAVKVGRQLGTAERVPSQTDGGSAA; translated from the coding sequence ATGTCGACCACCATCAACTCCCTTGGCTGGCTGCTGGACGAGCACCTCGGTGAGATCGAGGGCGTCCGCTTCGCCGTACTGATGAGCAGCGACGGCCTGTTGAAGGCACGCACGAGAACGATGAGCCAGGAGGAGGGCGAGAAGTTCGCCGCGCTGACGGCCGCGATGCGAGCCGCCGGAAAGGCGTGGGACGACTTCACCGGTGGTGGCGGGGTCCGCCAGCAGATGATCGAGTGCATCGACAACATAGGCCTGACGACGGCTGCCGGGGACAACACGATGCTGTCGGTCTGTACCACCGGCCCGCACGCGGACGTGGGTCTGATCAGCCGCGAGATGGCGCAGCTCGCGGTGAAGGTGGGCAGGCAGCTGGGCACCGCGGAACGGGTTCCGTCACAGACGGACGGCGGCTCCGCGGCATGA
- a CDS encoding ATP-binding protein — protein MLALTLVLALLAVAGSVLAVRFRRAARRAEQRAGQLHEHAERLTQQMQMTEHFVRHLATTAVPAPAGGAGAGPAGGIGVTVPPQLAGSPVAEAVGALAGQFSFAVKVAGRTAEEQVALARREADEQVAHARKEAVDVARAAVRSFAAGTVHRASKLGTKVSAGVRQHVSDDAYETLVEIDHLAQQMLLTASGYAVLAGDKLSRRHPVTALGEIVRSAMGRVEGFQRVQHADVNTFGVEGRAVEAVIHTLAILLDNALRYSAPNTRVHVSLEHGNDAVFLIVDDAGLRMEDERLEWARRVMSSEERDDITKLGAYPQTGLRVAGALAASYGYRVEVTAPNVYGGTRAFIVLPQKLLTTPPAPQPAVPATPPASRRRQAPAPVAAPAPPAPPAAPAAVVRPETAEAPVPAPAAAPGQAAEPERAEPSTTVSGLTVRRRSAPPSRRHAATAVPVEPGRPEVATAWLNGARSVRDTPSTPPETEGR, from the coding sequence ATGCTCGCGCTGACACTGGTTCTCGCGCTGCTGGCGGTAGCCGGATCGGTGCTGGCGGTCCGGTTCCGCCGCGCGGCACGCCGGGCCGAGCAACGGGCCGGGCAACTGCACGAGCACGCCGAGCGCCTCACCCAGCAGATGCAGATGACCGAGCACTTCGTGAGGCACCTGGCGACCACCGCCGTCCCGGCCCCCGCCGGCGGGGCCGGGGCGGGCCCGGCCGGCGGTATCGGCGTGACCGTTCCGCCTCAGCTGGCGGGCAGCCCCGTCGCCGAGGCCGTCGGAGCGCTGGCCGGACAGTTCTCCTTCGCCGTCAAGGTGGCGGGGAGAACGGCCGAGGAACAAGTGGCCCTGGCCCGCCGCGAAGCCGACGAACAGGTCGCTCATGCACGCAAGGAGGCCGTCGACGTCGCACGGGCGGCGGTGCGGTCCTTCGCCGCGGGCACGGTCCACCGGGCGTCGAAGCTGGGCACCAAGGTCAGTGCCGGCGTACGTCAGCACGTCTCGGACGACGCGTACGAGACCCTGGTCGAGATCGACCACCTGGCCCAGCAAATGCTGCTGACGGCCAGCGGGTACGCGGTGCTGGCGGGCGACAAGCTCTCACGGCGTCATCCGGTGACCGCGCTCGGCGAGATCGTGCGCTCCGCGATGGGCCGGGTCGAGGGCTTCCAGCGAGTGCAGCACGCGGACGTGAACACCTTCGGGGTGGAGGGCCGGGCCGTGGAAGCGGTCATCCACACACTGGCGATTCTGCTGGACAACGCCCTGCGCTATTCGGCGCCGAACACCCGGGTGCACGTCTCCCTCGAGCACGGCAACGACGCGGTCTTCCTGATCGTGGACGACGCGGGGCTGCGCATGGAGGACGAGCGGCTGGAGTGGGCCCGCCGGGTGATGTCCAGCGAGGAGCGGGACGACATCACGAAACTGGGTGCCTACCCGCAGACCGGCCTGCGCGTGGCCGGTGCCCTCGCCGCGTCCTACGGATACCGCGTCGAGGTGACGGCCCCCAACGTGTACGGCGGTACCCGCGCCTTCATCGTCCTGCCGCAGAAGCTGCTCACCACACCTCCCGCCCCGCAGCCCGCCGTCCCGGCCACCCCGCCCGCGTCCCGTCGCCGGCAGGCCCCCGCTCCGGTTGCCGCACCGGCCCCTCCGGCCCCTCCGGCCGCGCCGGCCGCCGTCGTCCGGCCGGAGACCGCCGAGGCGCCGGTTCCGGCCCCTGCCGCCGCCCCGGGGCAGGCTGCCGAACCGGAGCGGGCGGAGCCCTCGACCACGGTGAGCGGACTCACGGTCCGCCGGCGGTCCGCGCCGCCCTCCCGCCGCCACGCCGCCACCGCGGTGCCCGTGGAACCCGGTCGGCCCGAGGTGGCCACCGCCTGGCTGAACGGTGCCCGCAGCGTCCGCGACACACCGAGCACTCCCCCCGAGACCGAAGGACGTTGA
- a CDS encoding helix-turn-helix transcriptional regulator, giving the protein MTEGLTVPAGAAEPSGGMGPITRRRQLGVRLLALRDTCGLSAEEAGERAGVSKATVSRYERAKGNVRWNQVDQLCRAYGASDKERHLLVELAKNSRDNEVWWIPFAGMLPDQMRMLLALENEAPWISHHTVGVVPGLLQTLGYAQEIRATPGNALPSQELQEFLRMRMLRQRILDRAAPPVYHVILDEAVVRRRVGSGQVMSAQLDHLLARGREPSISIQVLPFSAGAYSAALSTFIVFGGPDPSLDVVFLENQTGSLFLEEPPALKCYTDAMAFLRQEALDTTTSAELIAEASRTHLRNRK; this is encoded by the coding sequence ATGACCGAAGGGCTGACGGTGCCGGCCGGGGCTGCGGAGCCCTCCGGCGGAATGGGCCCGATAACGCGGCGGCGTCAGCTGGGCGTTCGACTGCTCGCCCTGCGCGATACATGCGGACTGTCGGCCGAGGAGGCCGGCGAGCGGGCCGGGGTGTCGAAGGCGACCGTCAGCCGGTACGAGCGGGCCAAGGGGAACGTGCGGTGGAACCAGGTCGACCAGCTCTGCCGCGCGTACGGGGCCTCGGACAAGGAGCGTCATCTCCTCGTCGAACTGGCCAAGAACAGCAGGGACAACGAGGTCTGGTGGATTCCGTTCGCCGGGATGCTGCCCGATCAGATGCGGATGCTGCTGGCCCTGGAGAACGAGGCGCCGTGGATCAGCCACCACACCGTGGGTGTGGTGCCCGGCCTGCTCCAGACACTGGGGTACGCCCAGGAGATCAGAGCCACCCCGGGGAACGCCCTTCCGTCACAGGAGTTGCAGGAGTTCCTGAGGATGCGCATGCTGCGTCAGCGGATTCTGGACCGTGCGGCGCCACCGGTGTACCACGTCATCCTGGACGAAGCGGTTGTCCGGCGCAGGGTCGGGAGCGGTCAGGTCATGTCCGCTCAGCTCGACCATCTGCTCGCCCGGGGGCGGGAACCGAGCATCAGCATCCAGGTACTGCCGTTCTCGGCCGGGGCGTACAGCGCCGCCCTCAGCACGTTCATCGTCTTCGGCGGCCCGGACCCGTCCCTGGACGTCGTCTTTCTGGAGAATCAGACCGGCTCCTTGTTCCTGGAGGAACCCCCGGCGCTGAAGTGCTACACCGACGCCATGGCCTTCCTGCGCCAGGAGGCACTGGACACGACCACCTCCGCCGAACTGATCGCCGAGGCGAGCAGGACGCACCTGCGAAACCGGAAGTAA
- a CDS encoding DUF397 domain-containing protein, with the protein MARQIRPEFFKSSYSANANGECVECAERRYAFLVRDSKTADGAVLSFTHPAWREFTASLRGDGTEPR; encoded by the coding sequence ATGGCACGACAGATCCGGCCCGAGTTCTTCAAGAGCAGCTACAGCGCCAATGCCAACGGCGAGTGCGTCGAGTGCGCGGAACGGCGGTACGCGTTCCTCGTGCGCGACTCGAAGACCGCCGACGGCGCGGTCCTCAGCTTCACGCACCCGGCGTGGCGGGAGTTCACCGCGTCCCTGCGCGGCGACGGCACCGAACCCCGCTGA
- a CDS encoding helix-turn-helix domain-containing protein — MPQKPKSLDDTKSARAWWGKELRNWRNVRSLSSKGLGKRVHLSGTMIERIEKNERLCDAGLARRLDDALDAGGALRRLWRLVEEEAAGQSGDADSPAPARLSAGKAAQATWGLDGLPPGLIDPGRADPPAVVRPDDIAQILDAATVIAEWDNLYGGAGIVRSSLYGQLLWARGLLAAQCPPALEADLFAAVGRLAIVMGASAFDAYEHEDATRLLRFGRRCAERADDWHLRAAALNWLARQSIWCGMPDEGLTHAEDGLVRADRLTPREQAMLHNARARAWAKMGRPGQALAAIGRSDEVFGPAKGDEDAVWMSFYDDAQHHGDTGHAAFDLALLSGQSPAVAVARLTKAVDGYADAYVRSRALSGTKLATLIMATGDPEEALPVAHRALDEVGRLRSSRAVEDVMNLSKECRRYADDAEVAALRERIASAVRL; from the coding sequence ATGCCGCAGAAGCCGAAGTCCCTGGACGACACCAAGTCCGCACGCGCCTGGTGGGGCAAGGAGCTCCGCAACTGGCGCAACGTCAGATCGCTGTCCTCGAAGGGGCTGGGGAAGAGAGTCCACCTCAGCGGCACGATGATCGAGCGCATCGAGAAGAACGAGCGCCTGTGCGACGCCGGGCTGGCCCGAAGGCTCGACGACGCCCTGGATGCCGGTGGGGCGCTGCGGCGGCTGTGGCGTCTGGTCGAGGAAGAGGCGGCCGGGCAGTCCGGTGATGCGGACAGTCCAGCTCCGGCCCGGCTGTCGGCAGGGAAGGCCGCACAGGCCACGTGGGGGCTCGACGGACTTCCCCCGGGCCTCATCGATCCGGGACGTGCCGACCCTCCCGCTGTCGTACGCCCCGACGACATCGCTCAGATACTCGACGCTGCCACGGTCATCGCCGAGTGGGACAACCTCTACGGGGGCGCCGGCATCGTGCGCAGCTCCCTTTACGGCCAACTGCTCTGGGCGCGGGGCCTGCTCGCAGCCCAGTGCCCGCCCGCACTCGAAGCGGACCTGTTCGCCGCGGTCGGACGCCTGGCCATCGTGATGGGGGCGAGCGCCTTCGACGCGTACGAGCACGAGGACGCGACCCGGCTCCTGCGCTTCGGCCGCCGGTGCGCCGAACGGGCCGATGACTGGCACCTGAGGGCAGCCGCACTCAACTGGCTTGCCCGGCAGTCCATTTGGTGCGGCATGCCGGACGAAGGACTCACCCACGCGGAGGACGGGCTGGTGCGCGCCGACCGCCTCACGCCCCGCGAACAGGCGATGCTGCACAACGCCCGTGCCAGGGCCTGGGCGAAGATGGGGCGCCCCGGCCAGGCCCTGGCGGCCATCGGCCGGTCCGACGAGGTCTTCGGCCCGGCCAAGGGGGACGAGGACGCGGTCTGGATGAGCTTCTACGACGATGCCCAGCATCACGGCGACACCGGGCACGCCGCCTTCGATCTGGCGCTGCTCTCCGGGCAGTCGCCCGCGGTGGCGGTGGCCAGACTCACGAAGGCGGTTGACGGGTACGCCGACGCCTATGTGCGCTCGCGCGCGCTCTCCGGCACGAAGCTCGCCACCCTGATCATGGCGACCGGGGACCCGGAGGAGGCGTTACCGGTGGCTCACCGGGCCCTGGACGAGGTGGGACGCCTCCGGTCCAGCCGTGCGGTCGAGGACGTGATGAACCTGTCGAAGGAGTGCCGGCGGTATGCCGACGACGCGGAAGTCGCCGCGCTGCGCGAACGGATCGCGTCCGCCGTGCGTTTATGA
- a CDS encoding FAD-dependent monooxygenase, whose protein sequence is MRGGSVAVVGGSIAGCATALAASRGGAGKVTVFERADAELRDRGVGIALHSDRYDELREAGYVAPEMPWAPLDRRVWSARDGDAEHGRVIGEQPFPFRAYNWGSLWSELRRRVPEGVTYHSGAVVTGVEPDDDGVTLRLADGYEEHFDLVIGADGYRSVVREAMFPGITPSYAGYIGWRGTSSDVEGLPSDGRSAHNVVFPGGHCMIYRIPDGDGGYRLNWVLYTVPPQVDGLHPDLRTPTSLPPGRLNAELTAHLRALVAENFPSYWAARVLRTPAETTFIQPIYDLEVPHYISGRMALVGDAASVARPHIGGGSVKALQDATALEAAWVAGESWKEVLARYDAGRGAVGAAMVALARRMGSAQVENTPDWSAMEQPEFDGWWQDQNSGSDRRSGFGGHSLKVK, encoded by the coding sequence ATGCGTGGAGGCAGCGTAGCCGTGGTCGGCGGCAGCATAGCGGGGTGTGCCACGGCCCTGGCCGCATCGCGCGGGGGCGCCGGAAAGGTCACCGTCTTCGAGCGCGCGGATGCCGAACTCCGGGACCGCGGCGTGGGCATCGCCCTGCACAGCGACCGCTACGACGAGCTGAGGGAAGCCGGCTACGTGGCCCCCGAGATGCCCTGGGCACCGCTGGACCGGCGCGTGTGGAGCGCGCGCGACGGCGACGCGGAGCACGGACGGGTCATCGGCGAGCAGCCGTTTCCCTTCCGCGCCTACAACTGGGGCTCCCTGTGGAGCGAGCTGCGCCGACGGGTCCCCGAGGGCGTCACGTACCACTCCGGTGCCGTGGTCACCGGTGTGGAGCCGGACGATGACGGGGTGACGCTGCGTCTGGCCGACGGGTACGAGGAGCACTTCGACCTCGTGATCGGCGCCGACGGCTACCGTTCCGTCGTCCGCGAGGCCATGTTCCCCGGCATCACGCCCTCGTACGCCGGGTACATCGGCTGGCGCGGCACCTCGTCCGATGTCGAGGGCCTGCCCTCGGACGGGCGGTCCGCGCACAACGTCGTCTTCCCCGGCGGCCACTGCATGATCTACCGCATCCCGGACGGTGACGGCGGGTACCGGCTCAACTGGGTGCTCTACACCGTGCCCCCACAGGTCGACGGTCTCCACCCCGACCTGCGGACCCCGACCTCGCTTCCGCCGGGCAGGCTCAACGCGGAACTCACCGCACACCTGCGCGCACTTGTGGCGGAGAACTTTCCCTCGTACTGGGCGGCCAGAGTCCTGCGCACCCCCGCCGAGACCACCTTCATACAGCCGATCTACGACCTGGAGGTCCCGCACTACATCTCCGGGCGGATGGCGCTCGTCGGCGACGCGGCGAGCGTGGCCCGGCCGCACATCGGCGGCGGCAGCGTGAAGGCGCTCCAGGACGCCACCGCGCTGGAGGCCGCCTGGGTGGCGGGTGAGAGCTGGAAGGAGGTCCTGGCGCGGTACGACGCCGGCCGCGGCGCGGTCGGGGCCGCCATGGTCGCGCTCGCCCGCCGCATGGGCAGTGCCCAGGTCGAGAACACTCCGGACTGGTCGGCCATGGAGCAGCCGGAGTTCGACGGGTGGTGGCAGGACCAGAACAGCGGCTCCGACCGGCGCAGCGGCTTCGGCGGCCACAGCCTGAAGGTCAAGTAG
- a CDS encoding ABC transporter ATP-binding protein, with protein sequence MLEITGLTAGYQGGTVLHGLDLSVPAGTVHAVVGHNGAGKTTLVHTVAGLMRPDAGTVRLGGRDVTGQPAHRIARAGIGLVPQGRRVFAGLTVAEHLRLSHRPPRRGDTGRPSVWTPARVLELLPRLGERRGNRGADLSGGEQQMLALARALLGSPSVLLLDEPTEGLAPALVRQVHELVTTLAAEGIAVLLVSPSPDRAAECADTLTVLTSGRVALRQDGADARTDASALHAALELAPTGR encoded by the coding sequence ATGCTCGAAATCACCGGCCTGACCGCCGGCTACCAGGGCGGCACCGTCCTCCACGGCCTCGACCTGTCGGTCCCCGCCGGTACGGTCCACGCCGTCGTCGGCCACAACGGCGCGGGCAAGACCACCCTCGTGCACACCGTCGCCGGACTGATGCGCCCCGACGCGGGGACGGTACGGCTCGGCGGCCGGGACGTGACGGGGCAGCCCGCGCACCGGATCGCGCGCGCCGGGATCGGGCTCGTCCCGCAGGGCCGCCGGGTCTTCGCGGGCCTCACCGTCGCCGAGCACCTGCGGCTGTCCCACCGGCCGCCGCGCCGGGGCGACACCGGGCGCCCCAGTGTGTGGACGCCCGCGCGGGTCCTGGAGCTGCTGCCCAGGCTGGGCGAGCGCCGGGGCAACCGGGGGGCGGATCTGTCCGGCGGCGAGCAGCAGATGCTGGCCCTGGCCCGCGCGCTGCTCGGCTCCCCCAGCGTGCTGCTGCTCGACGAGCCGACCGAGGGCCTCGCGCCCGCCCTCGTCCGCCAGGTCCACGAACTGGTGACCACGCTGGCCGCCGAGGGCATCGCCGTCCTGCTGGTGTCCCCGAGTCCGGACCGGGCGGCCGAGTGCGCCGACACGCTCACGGTGCTGACCTCTGGGCGGGTGGCGCTGCGGCAGGACGGCGCGGACGCCCGTACCGACGCCTCCGCCCTGCACGCCGCGCTCGAACTCGCGCCGACGGGGCGCTGA